A section of the Deltaproteobacteria bacterium genome encodes:
- a CDS encoding Hpt domain-containing protein, giving the protein MQGAATQALADTPARSFGIAQGVGDNIDDLQIEFLTEAVRTASLCEPFLAPGAARPQPGEARKLHRLVHSIAGGAGIFGFESIGMMAGRAETELELLSRGARDSVGDRWRRPLSVLVDVLSRLGEFLDIRPGV; this is encoded by the coding sequence ATGCAAGGCGCTGCTACACAGGCTCTCGCGGACACCCCGGCACGTTCCTTCGGTATTGCACAGGGAGTTGGCGACAATATCGACGATCTCCAGATCGAATTCCTGACCGAGGCGGTGCGAACGGCCAGCCTGTGCGAGCCCTTTCTGGCACCTGGTGCCGCCCGGCCGCAGCCCGGGGAAGCCCGCAAGCTCCACCGCCTTGTCCATTCAATCGCCGGTGGAGCTGGGATATTCGGTTTTGAGAGTATTGGCATGATGGCGGGCCGGGCCGAAACGGAGCTTGAACTGCTGTCGAGGGGGGCGCGTGACTCCGTCGGTGACAGGTGGAGGCGGCCACTTTCCGTGCTGGTGGATGTGCTGAGCCGCCTGGGAGAATTTCTGGATATCAGGCCGGGTGTCTGA
- a CDS encoding pentapeptide repeat-containing protein — protein MKTGTIETKLAFNVVITAIIGLLHIALSSGCAMKGPIVADNMHTRLDGRLMCHDNILLDSGFSCEGARLAAANLTGRDISGVKFIQADLRFAVLNETAASGSDFSGANLSRSKLQGADLRGSNLENADLSFADLRGADLRGARLEGARLAGADLRGARIDGSVNTAGAIPPDAAVYAYETKSWGMQPEPDTRISL, from the coding sequence ATGAAAACCGGAACCATCGAAACGAAACTGGCCTTCAACGTCGTCATTACGGCCATCATCGGTTTACTGCACATTGCCCTGTCGTCTGGGTGTGCGATGAAGGGACCGATCGTCGCGGACAACATGCATACCCGTCTCGACGGACGTTTGATGTGTCACGATAATATCCTGTTGGATTCGGGGTTTTCCTGCGAGGGAGCCCGGCTTGCCGCTGCCAATCTGACTGGCCGGGATATCTCGGGCGTGAAGTTCATTCAGGCAGACCTGAGATTCGCTGTTCTCAATGAGACTGCGGCCAGTGGGTCCGACTTCAGTGGTGCGAATCTGTCACGATCCAAACTTCAGGGGGCCGACCTGCGGGGCAGCAACTTGGAGAATGCGGACCTCTCCTTCGCCGATCTGCGCGGCGCCGATCTGCGCGGCGCCCGGCTGGAAGGCGCCCGGCTGGCTGGGGCCGATCTGCGCGGCGCCCGGATCGATGGCAGCGTGAATACTGCCGGAGCCATTCCGCCAGATGCAGCGGTCTATGCCTACGAAACGAAGTCTTGGGGGATGCAGCCGGAACCCGATACCCGGATCTCGCTTTAG